A stretch of the Polaribacter pacificus genome encodes the following:
- the hemC gene encoding hydroxymethylbilane synthase → MEKIIRIGTRDSQLALWQAKTVQQQLEFLGHKTEIVPVKSTGDLVLNKPLYEMGITGIFTKNLDIALLNDEIDIAVHSLKDVPTVMPVGIVQVAVLKRGNSNDMLVFKDNEEFMAQRDAVIATGSLRRKAQWLHRYPTHKVVGIRGNVQTRLEKLEKSEWNAAVFAAAGLERLKIKPENAISLSWMVPAPAQGTVVITASVENPELIEVCKELNDEETEMITSVERDFLQLLEGGCTAPIGALAYVKEDEVHFKGVLLNEDGTKRVEVTSKEKVGRHNYIAKECADFVLNRGGKEILAELKAEQAEQTAVYSTKKLSEIQKRLLSETITVEDSDFIKIRFNRIAPKVIKNEIEHVIITSKNGVESLLNSFLKQEMSFKNIYCVGRRTKKLIEQKIGKVAHSEKNAAQLANYLIENIKGQEVTYFCSDLRLDTLPDVLTENGVTVHEVEAYKTMYSPANVRDHIQGVLFYSPSTVESYMQENKPEGKIAFCIGESTANEAKKHFDQVQTATLPTVESVVELVNLHFVKE, encoded by the coding sequence ATGGAGAAGATTATTAGAATTGGAACTAGAGATAGCCAATTGGCTCTTTGGCAAGCTAAAACGGTACAACAACAATTAGAGTTTTTAGGGCATAAAACAGAAATTGTGCCTGTAAAATCTACCGGTGATTTGGTTTTAAACAAGCCGCTCTATGAAATGGGGATCACAGGAATTTTTACCAAAAATTTAGACATCGCTTTGCTAAATGATGAAATTGATATTGCGGTTCACTCATTAAAAGATGTTCCGACAGTGATGCCAGTTGGAATCGTTCAAGTTGCTGTTTTAAAAAGAGGGAACTCAAATGATATGCTTGTTTTTAAAGACAATGAAGAGTTTATGGCACAAAGAGATGCTGTGATCGCTACAGGAAGTCTTAGAAGAAAAGCGCAGTGGTTGCATCGTTATCCAACTCACAAAGTAGTTGGTATTCGTGGAAACGTGCAAACACGTTTAGAAAAGTTAGAAAAAAGCGAATGGAATGCTGCTGTTTTTGCAGCTGCAGGCTTGGAACGTTTAAAAATAAAACCAGAAAACGCAATTAGTTTAAGTTGGATGGTTCCAGCACCGGCTCAAGGAACTGTTGTGATTACTGCCTCGGTAGAAAACCCTGAGTTGATTGAAGTTTGTAAAGAGTTGAATGATGAAGAAACTGAAATGATCACAAGTGTTGAACGTGATTTTTTACAGCTTTTAGAAGGAGGATGTACTGCGCCAATTGGTGCTTTGGCATATGTTAAAGAAGATGAGGTTCACTTTAAAGGGGTTTTACTAAATGAAGATGGCACCAAAAGAGTAGAGGTGACTTCTAAAGAGAAAGTAGGGCGTCATAATTACATTGCTAAAGAATGTGCAGATTTTGTACTTAACCGAGGAGGAAAAGAAATTCTTGCAGAGTTAAAGGCAGAACAAGCAGAACAAACAGCTGTGTATTCTACCAAAAAATTATCAGAAATTCAAAAGCGTTTGTTATCAGAAACAATAACTGTTGAGGACAGTGATTTTATAAAAATACGCTTTAATAGAATCGCTCCTAAAGTGATTAAAAATGAGATTGAGCACGTAATCATCACTAGTAAAAATGGTGTTGAATCTCTTTTAAATAGTTTTTTAAAACAAGAGATGTCTTTTAAAAACATTTACTGTGTTGGTAGACGTACCAAAAAATTAATTGAACAAAAAATAGGAAAAGTAGCCCACTCAGAAAAGAATGCTGCTCAGTTGGCAAACTATTTGATCGAAAATATAAAAGGACAAGAGGTTACTTATTTTTGCAGTGATTTACGCTTAGATACCTTGCCAGATGTGCTAACAGAAAATGGTGTTACGGTGCATGAAGTAGAGGCTTATAAAACCATGTATAGCCCAGCTAATGTTAGAGATCATATCCAAGGAGTGTTATTTTACAGTCCATCTACAGTAGAGAGCTATATGCAAGAAAACAAGCCAGAAGGCAAGATTGCTTTTTGTATTGGAGAAAGTACTGCTAACGAAGCAAAAAAACATTTTGATCAGGTACAAACAGCTACTTTACCAACCGTAGAAAGTGTTGTTGAATTGGTCAACCTGCATTTTGTAAAAGAATAA
- the hemL gene encoding glutamate-1-semialdehyde 2,1-aminomutase, producing the protein MEFKKSQKLYEKGLQHLVGAVNSPVRAFASVGGNPLFIKKAKGTTIVDVDGNRYVDYVLSYGPMILGHRHKKVQKAIQKALKNGYTFGASTHNEIKLAKIVCDAFPGMDKVRFVNSGTEAVLSALRLARAYTGKDKIIKFSGCYHGHSDALLVAAGSGLATLSMPGSKGVPEDAVKNTLIATFNDLDSVKAHFKQHDDIAAVIVEPIAGNMGVVLPEDGFLSDLKTYLESQGALLIADEVMTGFRSTFGGAQELFNVVADITCLGKVIGGGFPVGAYGARNEIMEMVAPLGGMYQAGTLSGNPIAMAAGIATLTELKKQNPYEQFDEVAAILEVILLETAKKYNIDLVVNRFGSMINPFFVKNEVSNFEDALKADTKKFAVFFWEMIKNGVFLPPSQFEAWFLSSALSENDLKKTTKAIDAAMLAVSKM; encoded by the coding sequence ATGGAATTTAAAAAATCACAAAAACTATACGAAAAAGGACTGCAACACTTAGTTGGAGCAGTTAATTCTCCAGTTAGAGCATTCGCTTCTGTGGGCGGAAACCCATTGTTTATTAAAAAAGCAAAAGGAACAACCATTGTAGATGTTGATGGAAATAGATATGTAGATTACGTGCTTTCTTATGGTCCTATGATTTTAGGACATCGTCATAAAAAAGTTCAAAAAGCCATCCAAAAAGCTTTAAAAAACGGGTATACCTTTGGAGCCTCTACACACAATGAAATTAAGTTGGCAAAAATTGTCTGCGACGCCTTTCCAGGGATGGACAAAGTGCGTTTTGTGAACTCTGGAACAGAGGCCGTATTAAGTGCACTGCGTTTGGCAAGAGCTTATACAGGGAAAGATAAGATTATTAAATTTTCAGGTTGCTATCACGGGCATTCAGATGCTTTGTTGGTTGCGGCAGGTTCAGGTTTAGCAACGTTAAGTATGCCGGGTAGTAAAGGTGTGCCCGAAGATGCGGTAAAGAACACCTTAATTGCTACGTTTAATGATTTAGACAGTGTAAAAGCACATTTTAAACAGCACGATGATATCGCAGCGGTAATTGTAGAGCCTATTGCAGGTAATATGGGTGTTGTATTGCCTGAGGATGGCTTTTTAAGTGATTTAAAAACTTATTTAGAAAGTCAAGGTGCTTTGTTAATTGCTGATGAGGTAATGACGGGGTTCCGATCAACTTTTGGGGGGGCTCAAGAATTGTTTAATGTGGTTGCTGATATAACCTGTTTAGGAAAGGTAATTGGTGGTGGGTTTCCGGTAGGAGCCTATGGAGCTAGAAATGAAATTATGGAAATGGTAGCGCCTTTAGGAGGCATGTATCAAGCGGGGACTCTTAGTGGGAATCCAATTGCAATGGCTGCAGGAATCGCTACTTTAACCGAGTTAAAAAAACAAAATCCATACGAACAGTTTGATGAGGTTGCCGCTATTCTTGAGGTAATTTTATTAGAAACTGCAAAAAAATACAATATTGATTTGGTGGTTAATCGATTTGGTTCGATGATCAATCCATTTTTTGTAAAAAATGAAGTGAGCAATTTTGAAGATGCCTTAAAAGCAGATACCAAGAAATTTGCTGTGTTTTTCTGGGAGATGATCAAAAACGGTGTGTTTTTACCGCCTTCTCAATTTGAAGCTTGGTTTTTGTCATCGGCACTCAGTGAAAACGATCTTAAAAAAACAACGAAAGCTATTGACGCAGCTATGCTAGCTGTCTCTAAAATGTAG
- the hemA gene encoding glutamyl-tRNA reductase yields the protein MHTEKNQTNLYNIGVSYKKADAHIRGKFSISKENQIALLKEAAQNGITGIFVLSTCNRTEITGFANHPFQLISLLCKYSFGTVEEFAEVSNVYKNQEAIEHLFRMGTGLDSQILGDYEIVGQLRQAFKQAKKQKTTNAILERLLNAVMQASKRVKNETRLSSGTTSVSYAAVQYVIHNLPSYNTKNILVFGLGKMGKNTCKNLAEYTDNKSVCLINRTEEKATEFIKEHKSVRKARIQDLTEELNQTDVLVVSTASEIPTITSKHISGAKKLLILDLSMPENVAKEVQDLTHITYVNVDQLSKITDETLAVRQQEVPLAEQIIESHTLEFNEWLNHRRFTPAITALKQSLETIQQDEIAFHKKKIKNFDEEQAALITSRFIQKITTQFVKHLKDDETSVAQSIEVVGKMFGTTIEETYGEDY from the coding sequence ATGCATACAGAGAAGAATCAAACGAACTTATATAATATTGGAGTTAGCTATAAAAAAGCTGACGCACACATTAGAGGGAAATTTTCTATATCTAAAGAAAATCAAATTGCCTTATTAAAAGAGGCTGCCCAAAATGGAATTACAGGCATCTTTGTTTTATCAACCTGTAATCGTACAGAAATTACTGGTTTTGCAAATCATCCTTTTCAGTTAATCAGTTTGTTGTGCAAATACTCATTTGGAACCGTAGAAGAGTTTGCTGAGGTTTCTAATGTGTATAAAAACCAAGAAGCAATTGAACATTTGTTTAGAATGGGGACAGGCCTTGATAGCCAAATTCTTGGAGATTATGAGATTGTAGGTCAGTTAAGACAGGCTTTTAAGCAGGCAAAAAAACAAAAAACCACCAATGCTATTTTAGAGCGCTTACTCAATGCGGTTATGCAAGCTAGTAAACGCGTAAAAAACGAAACGAGATTGAGTTCAGGAACCACATCAGTATCCTATGCTGCTGTTCAATATGTAATTCATAACTTGCCTTCATACAATACCAAAAATATTTTGGTCTTTGGATTGGGAAAAATGGGTAAGAATACTTGTAAAAACTTAGCAGAGTATACAGACAATAAATCGGTGTGTTTGATTAATAGAACCGAAGAAAAAGCTACGGAGTTTATCAAAGAGCACAAATCGGTTAGAAAAGCACGTATCCAAGACTTAACAGAAGAGTTAAATCAAACAGATGTATTGGTGGTGTCTACCGCTTCAGAGATTCCAACCATTACAAGTAAGCACATTTCTGGTGCTAAGAAATTGTTGATATTAGATTTGTCTATGCCAGAAAATGTTGCAAAAGAAGTGCAAGACTTAACACATATAACCTATGTAAATGTTGATCAGTTATCAAAGATTACTGATGAAACACTTGCTGTTCGTCAACAAGAAGTTCCTTTGGCTGAACAAATTATTGAAAGTCATACTTTAGAGTTTAACGAATGGTTAAATCACAGAAGATTTACACCTGCAATTACTGCTCTTAAGCAATCTTTAGAGACTATTCAGCAAGATGAAATTGCATTTCATAAAAAGAAAATAAAGAATTTTGATGAGGAGCAGGCAGCCCTTATTACTTCGAGATTTATACAAAAAATAACCACACAGTTTGTCAAACATTTAAAAGACGATGAAACTTCGGTAGCGCAGAGCATAGAAGTTGTCGGAAAAATGTTTGGAACTACGATAGAGGAAACTTATGGAGAAGATTATTAG
- the hemB gene encoding porphobilinogen synthase — protein sequence MFRTRRLRKTEGIRRLVRETKLSVDDFIYPLFIEEGENIETEIVSMPGIKRFSLDKIAKELDEVVSLNIPAVLLFGIPAHKDDEGTETWNDNGIIQQAIRFIKKNYPSLYVITDVCFCEYTSHGHCGIIHDNDVDNDATLVNLAKQVVSHAKAGVDMVAPSGMMDGTIDMVRQSLDNTGYVNLPIMAYSVKYASAFYGPFRDAADSAPTFGDRRTYQMDPSNRDEGLREATFDDQEGADILMVKPALSYLDIIRDLKNNFDRPIACYNVSGEYAMIKAAAEKGWIDGEKVMLESLLSMKRAGADIIITYFAKEAARALNK from the coding sequence ATGTTTAGAACAAGAAGACTTAGAAAAACAGAAGGGATTCGAAGATTGGTTAGAGAAACCAAACTTTCTGTCGATGATTTTATCTATCCTCTTTTTATTGAAGAGGGTGAGAACATAGAAACAGAAATAGTTTCTATGCCAGGGATCAAGCGTTTTTCATTAGATAAAATTGCGAAAGAGTTAGATGAGGTGGTATCATTAAATATTCCTGCAGTATTGCTTTTTGGAATTCCTGCTCATAAAGATGATGAAGGTACTGAGACCTGGAACGATAACGGAATCATACAGCAAGCCATTCGGTTTATCAAAAAAAACTATCCAAGTTTGTATGTGATTACTGATGTCTGCTTTTGTGAGTACACCTCGCATGGGCATTGTGGAATCATTCATGACAATGATGTAGATAATGATGCTACATTGGTCAACTTAGCAAAACAGGTGGTTTCTCATGCTAAAGCTGGAGTAGATATGGTGGCGCCATCAGGAATGATGGATGGAACAATAGATATGGTTCGTCAGTCTTTAGACAATACTGGTTATGTTAATTTGCCTATTATGGCGTATTCAGTAAAATATGCTTCGGCTTTTTATGGGCCTTTTAGGGATGCAGCAGATTCTGCACCAACTTTTGGAGATCGAAGAACCTATCAGATGGATCCTTCTAACAGAGATGAAGGATTAAGAGAAGCGACTTTTGATGATCAAGAAGGCGCTGATATTCTTATGGTAAAACCCGCTTTGTCTTATTTGGATATTATTAGAGATTTAAAGAATAATTTTGACAGACCAATCGCTTGTTATAATGTAAGCGGTGAGTATGCAATGATAAAAGCTGCAGCAGAAAAAGGCTGGATTGACGGAGAAAAAGTGATGTTAGAAAGTTTGCTTTCTATGAAACGCGCTGGAGCAGATATTATCATCACGTATTTTGCAAAAGAAGCAGCAAGAGCCTTAAACAAATAA
- the hemF gene encoding oxygen-dependent coproporphyrinogen oxidase: MKDKFYNYILTLQDSITSQLEAVDGEAVFVEDLWQRKEGGGGRTRVIENGKVFEKGGVNISAVHGELPESLRLQFGVDSGNFYACGLSLVLHPNNPFVPTVHANWRYFEMYDDSGAIVTQWFGGGQDLTPYYLFEEDAVHFHQVCKTACDKHHPNFYTDFKKTCDNYFWNAHRNEARGLGGLFFDYLKETEEFSMNDRYNFVTEIGNSFLESYLPIVEKRKNIAFNKDQKDWQEVRRGRYVEFNLVHDRGTLFGLKTQGRIESILMSLPPKVQWVYNHQPVPDSEEAKLLSVLATPKDWV; this comes from the coding sequence ATGAAAGATAAATTTTACAACTATATCTTAACGCTTCAGGACAGTATTACGTCTCAGCTTGAGGCTGTTGACGGAGAAGCTGTCTTTGTAGAAGATTTATGGCAACGTAAAGAAGGAGGTGGTGGTAGAACCCGTGTTATAGAAAACGGAAAAGTCTTTGAGAAAGGAGGGGTGAATATATCTGCAGTTCATGGAGAATTGCCTGAGTCTTTGCGCTTGCAATTTGGTGTTGATAGCGGTAATTTTTATGCCTGTGGCTTAAGTTTGGTATTGCATCCAAACAATCCATTTGTACCCACAGTACATGCCAATTGGCGATATTTTGAAATGTATGATGATTCTGGAGCGATTGTTACCCAATGGTTTGGTGGAGGTCAAGATCTAACACCGTATTATTTGTTTGAAGAAGATGCTGTGCATTTTCATCAAGTTTGTAAAACGGCCTGTGACAAGCATCACCCTAATTTTTATACAGATTTTAAAAAAACCTGCGATAATTATTTCTGGAATGCTCATAGGAATGAAGCCCGAGGATTGGGAGGGTTGTTTTTTGATTATTTAAAAGAAACAGAAGAGTTTTCAATGAATGATCGCTATAATTTTGTAACAGAAATAGGGAACAGTTTTTTAGAAAGTTATTTACCTATCGTAGAAAAAAGAAAAAATATAGCATTCAATAAGGATCAGAAGGATTGGCAAGAAGTAAGAAGAGGGCGCTATGTTGAGTTTAATTTAGTGCATGATAGAGGCACGCTTTTTGGTTTAAAAACTCAAGGACGTATTGAGAGTATATTAATGAGTTTGCCACCGAAAGTTCAATGGGTGTACAATCATCAGCCGGTTCCAGATTCTGAAGAAGCAAAATTATTGTCAGTTCTGGCAACTCCAAAAGATTGGGTTTAA
- a CDS encoding TrmH family RNA methyltransferase gives MKQLTHYDIENPQKKFPVTIVCDAIRTPENIGMCFRIAESFGVEKIYLHHNSPDIENRIVKKTARNTLEQIPHEYYTNFSDTIRQLRAEGNSIIGIEITDNSIALQDFDFNKHQKIVLLLGSERNGITEIDQVDQTIAIPMFGRNSSMNVIHSLAITLYEVTNQLNSK, from the coding sequence GTGAAACAACTAACCCACTACGATATAGAAAACCCGCAAAAAAAGTTTCCTGTTACGATTGTCTGTGATGCTATTAGAACGCCAGAGAACATAGGCATGTGTTTTCGGATTGCAGAAAGTTTTGGAGTAGAAAAAATATACCTACACCACAACTCTCCTGATATTGAAAACCGTATCGTAAAAAAAACAGCCAGAAACACTTTAGAACAAATACCACATGAGTACTATACTAATTTTTCTGACACAATACGTCAATTAAGAGCAGAGGGCAATAGCATTATTGGTATCGAAATTACAGATAACAGCATCGCCTTACAAGATTTTGATTTTAACAAACATCAAAAAATTGTTTTGCTATTAGGAAGCGAAAGAAATGGGATTACTGAAATTGATCAAGTTGATCAAACTATTGCCATTCCTATGTTTGGAAGAAATTCTTCTATGAACGTGATACATAGTTTAGCCATAACATTGTATGAGGTTACAAATCAATTAAACAGCAAATAA
- a CDS encoding helix-turn-helix transcriptional regulator: MKNIAKSTFTEVQLEKGFYVLMFQNNSTKTEYFNRDIDNTYLQLHYCIKGNCKLHFNDSNYVFNVLDKHAILLYNPQQKLPINLEILPKTALVSIIISIDKFHSLFSKEASYIPFLSDSNKNKKYYDDSEIKPDALIVLQQILNANIHSAIKDLYVKGKTYELLSLHFDSGENTTDEYCPFLIDEQYVQKIRKAKDIVIARMAEPPSLQELANEVGLNLKKLKEGFKQIYGDTVYSFLFDYKMEQARLYLESNQLNVTEVGLKVGYSTSSHFIAAFKKKFGTTPKKYVMSLQASSN, encoded by the coding sequence ATGAAAAACATCGCTAAAAGTACATTTACAGAAGTACAACTAGAAAAAGGTTTTTATGTGCTAATGTTTCAAAATAACAGTACTAAAACAGAGTACTTTAACAGAGATATAGACAACACCTATTTACAGTTACATTATTGTATTAAAGGCAATTGCAAACTTCATTTTAACGATAGCAACTACGTATTTAACGTCCTGGATAAGCATGCTATTTTGCTCTATAATCCACAGCAAAAACTACCAATCAACTTAGAAATTCTACCAAAAACAGCCTTGGTTTCTATCATAATTTCTATAGATAAGTTTCATTCGTTATTTTCTAAAGAGGCCAGTTATATTCCTTTTTTAAGCGATTCAAACAAAAACAAAAAATACTACGACGACTCAGAGATAAAACCTGATGCGCTGATTGTTTTACAGCAAATTTTAAATGCAAACATCCACAGTGCTATCAAAGATTTATATGTAAAAGGTAAAACCTACGAATTGTTGAGTCTTCATTTTGATAGCGGAGAAAACACCACCGACGAGTACTGCCCTTTTTTAATAGACGAGCAATACGTACAAAAGATAAGAAAAGCAAAGGACATAGTCATTGCCAGAATGGCTGAACCGCCTTCTTTACAAGAACTCGCAAACGAGGTTGGATTAAATCTAAAAAAACTAAAAGAAGGCTTTAAGCAGATTTACGGCGATACAGTCTACAGTTTTTTATTCGATTATAAAATGGAGCAAGCCCGCCTTTACTTAGAAAGCAATCAATTAAATGTTACTGAAGTTGGTCTAAAAGTTGGATACAGCACGTCTAGCCATTTTATTGCAGCGTTTAAAAAGAAGTTTGGAACCACTCCAAAAAAATATGTGATGAGCTTACAAGCTTCTTCAAATTAA
- a CDS encoding GNAT family N-acetyltransferase, whose product MLKTESLQLVLLGSHHADALHELIQSNVQTFQAFLPVTVSSTATRELSQQFVEKKIENAVNKNEYLYLVKELQFNDIIGFVYLKNVSYRNKQGEFAYGLAAKSVGKGYMTQAIKLLSTYAFDDLGLDTLQIIAHKTNLKSIQVAFNAGFSWVKTLEDEFTNASGESMNMELYELCK is encoded by the coding sequence ATGTTGAAAACCGAAAGTCTTCAGCTAGTTTTATTAGGTAGTCATCATGCTGATGCATTACACGAGTTAATTCAGTCCAATGTGCAAACATTTCAGGCTTTTTTACCCGTAACAGTATCTAGCACAGCAACACGAGAATTAAGTCAGCAATTTGTTGAGAAAAAGATCGAGAATGCTGTCAATAAAAATGAATACCTATATCTGGTAAAAGAACTTCAGTTTAATGATATTATTGGTTTTGTCTACCTTAAAAATGTTAGTTATCGCAACAAGCAAGGGGAGTTTGCCTATGGATTGGCAGCTAAGTCTGTTGGAAAGGGCTATATGACTCAGGCTATAAAGCTTTTAAGTACTTATGCTTTTGATGATTTAGGTCTAGATACTTTACAGATTATTGCTCACAAAACAAATTTAAAGAGTATTCAGGTTGCTTTCAATGCCGGTTTTTCTTGGGTAAAAACCCTAGAGGATGAATTTACAAATGCTTCTGGAGAATCGATGAACATGGAATTATATGAATTATGCAAATGA
- the hemE gene encoding uroporphyrinogen decarboxylase — MIKNDLFLKALKGETVDRPPVWMMRQAGRYLPEFIAIREKYDFFTRCRTPELASEITVQPIRRFGMDAAILFSDILVIPQAMNIEVEMKPNFGPYLPNPIRTQKDVDRVIVPDIEETLGYVMDAIKATKELLNDEVPLIGFAGSPWTILCYCVQGQGSKNFDKAKEFCFTNPIAAHQLLQKITDTTIAYLKEKVKAGVNAVQVFDSWGGMLSPVDYQEFSWQYIQQIIDALKEEAPVIAFGKGCWFALDTMAKSGAAALGVDWTCSARNARYLTGGNITLQGNFDPSRLLSPPAEIKKMVHQMINEFGKDKYIVNLGHGILPNIPLDNAKAFIDAVKEYK, encoded by the coding sequence ATGATAAAAAACGATTTATTTTTAAAGGCCTTAAAAGGTGAAACCGTAGACCGTCCACCAGTTTGGATGATGCGACAAGCAGGAAGATATTTGCCAGAGTTTATTGCTATCCGTGAAAAATATGATTTTTTTACCCGCTGTAGAACTCCAGAGCTAGCTTCAGAAATTACGGTGCAGCCGATCCGAAGATTTGGGATGGATGCCGCTATCTTGTTTTCAGATATTTTGGTCATTCCACAGGCGATGAATATAGAGGTAGAGATGAAACCAAATTTTGGTCCTTATTTACCCAATCCTATTCGAACTCAAAAAGATGTTGATCGTGTTATTGTACCTGATATTGAAGAGACTTTAGGCTATGTGATGGATGCCATTAAAGCGACAAAAGAGCTGCTAAATGATGAGGTTCCTTTGATTGGTTTTGCGGGGTCTCCGTGGACAATTCTATGTTATTGTGTTCAAGGACAGGGCTCAAAGAATTTTGATAAGGCAAAAGAGTTTTGTTTTACAAATCCTATTGCAGCACATCAGTTATTGCAAAAAATTACAGATACAACCATAGCCTATTTAAAAGAAAAAGTAAAAGCAGGAGTCAATGCTGTACAGGTGTTTGATTCTTGGGGAGGGATGTTATCTCCAGTAGATTATCAAGAGTTTTCTTGGCAGTATATTCAACAAATTATTGATGCATTAAAAGAAGAAGCTCCAGTAATTGCATTTGGTAAAGGTTGTTGGTTTGCTTTAGATACCATGGCTAAATCTGGCGCAGCTGCCTTAGGGGTAGATTGGACTTGTTCTGCTCGTAATGCACGTTATTTAACAGGAGGAAACATAACTTTGCAGGGTAATTTTGATCCTTCAAGATTGTTGTCTCCGCCTGCTGAGATTAAAAAGATGGTTCATCAAATGATTAATGAGTTTGGAAAAGATAAATACATCGTTAATCTAGGACATGGAATTTTACCGAACATTCCTCTAGACAATGCCAAGGCGTTTATTGATGCGGTAAAAGAATACAAATAA
- a CDS encoding dihydrolipoamide acetyltransferase family protein, giving the protein MAKFELKLPKMGESVAEATITSWLKEVGDSVELDEAIVEIATDKVDSEVPSEVEGTIVEILFEKDDVVAVGATIAIIETEGGAVATPPKAETQKVVEAVQETVEQAKESVADPIAKNSESGKFYSPLVRNIAQKEGVSMQELEAISGQGKDGRVTKDDILAFIEQRNSAPKKSADQPVAASPKAPVAKQVTKAAPVSVNGEDEVIEMSRMGKLIAKHMVDSIQTSAHVQSFIEIDVTNIVKWRNKVKDAFLKREGEKLTFTPILMQAVATTIKKYPMINIAIDGDHIIKKKNINLGMAAALGDGNLIVPVIKNADQLNLVGMTKAVNDLANRARGNQLKPDEIQGGTYTVTNVGSFGSVMGTPIINQPQVAILALGAIRKVPAVIETPDGDFIGIRQKMFVSHSYDHRVVNGALGGMFIKTLKEIIEAWDVNQDF; this is encoded by the coding sequence ATGGCTAAATTTGAACTGAAGCTGCCTAAGATGGGCGAAAGTGTTGCAGAAGCAACGATTACTTCTTGGTTAAAAGAGGTAGGTGATAGCGTAGAATTGGATGAAGCAATCGTAGAAATTGCAACAGATAAAGTTGATTCTGAAGTTCCGAGTGAAGTTGAAGGTACCATTGTTGAGATTTTGTTTGAAAAAGACGATGTAGTTGCAGTAGGAGCTACTATCGCAATTATAGAAACAGAAGGAGGCGCAGTTGCTACTCCACCAAAAGCAGAAACTCAAAAAGTGGTTGAAGCAGTTCAAGAAACTGTTGAGCAAGCTAAAGAAAGCGTAGCTGATCCAATAGCTAAAAATTCTGAAAGCGGTAAATTTTATTCACCATTGGTTAGAAATATTGCTCAAAAAGAAGGAGTTTCTATGCAAGAATTAGAAGCAATTTCTGGGCAAGGGAAAGATGGAAGAGTTACTAAAGATGATATTTTAGCATTTATAGAGCAACGTAATTCTGCTCCTAAGAAATCAGCAGACCAACCAGTAGCTGCAAGTCCAAAAGCACCAGTAGCCAAACAAGTAACCAAAGCAGCACCTGTTTCTGTAAATGGTGAAGATGAGGTTATAGAAATGAGTAGAATGGGTAAATTGATTGCCAAGCACATGGTAGATTCTATTCAGACTTCAGCTCATGTACAATCATTTATAGAAATTGATGTAACCAATATTGTTAAATGGAGAAATAAAGTAAAGGATGCCTTTCTTAAAAGAGAAGGAGAGAAACTTACTTTTACACCTATTTTAATGCAAGCTGTTGCAACAACCATAAAAAAATATCCAATGATCAATATCGCCATAGATGGAGATCATATTATAAAAAAGAAAAATATTAATTTAGGGATGGCAGCAGCCCTTGGTGATGGTAACTTAATTGTTCCTGTTATAAAAAATGCAGATCAATTAAATTTGGTAGGTATGACTAAAGCAGTAAATGATTTAGCAAACAGAGCTAGAGGGAATCAATTAAAACCAGATGAAATCCAAGGAGGTACTTATACTGTAACCAACGTAGGAAGTTTTGGTTCTGTGATGGGAACACCAATCATTAACCAACCACAAGTAGCCATATTAGCTTTAGGAGCTATTAGAAAAGTTCCTGCAGTTATAGAAACACCAGATGGTGATTTTATTGGAATCAGACAAAAAATGTTTGTATCACATTCTTATGACCACAGAGTTGTTAATGGGGCATTAGGAGGAATGTTTATCAAAACCTTAAAAGAAATTATAGAGGCTTGGGATGTAAATCAAGATTTTTAA